The genomic stretch CTTTCGAAGAAAGGTATATTGTTTGATtatgtcggtctgtctgtcggtcggtctgtcggtccatAGACCATTCGGTTTTCTGAAGATAacacaagaatgcttgggccttggTTTTCTTAATATGCGGTACATATTATCATATTCCATCTGCTTGCAGATATCAACGAATGTTCGAGCAGCCCGTGCCAGAATGGAGCCACGTGTCAGAACAGTTACTCGTGCATATGTGCAGGAGGCTGGAAAGGAAATAACTGTGATATAGGTCTGTTTgcataataatattttaattgttgaTTTTGTGGTTGAGCCATTCCACGAAATTAGTTCGCAACGAACACTTAAAATTCTCTTCCATGTTAAATATGCGGTtcatgtaatatatattatcatattcCATCTGCGTGCAGATACAAACATGCTAAACTTATGTCTTCTTAAAGGAACCagttctatatacatgtataagtttttAGCCAGATTTATAGGGTCTTTTATTGCATTGTCGACTGTATAAAGGAAGTGATAACAATTTTATGTGTGGAAAAAAATCAAGTATGGTACGATTTCTTAATATGCGGTTCATACATATTATAATACTCCATCTGCTTACAGAAATCGACGAATGTTCTAGCAACCCGTGCCAGAATGGAGCCACGTGTCACGGCAACCAGAACGGTTACTCGTGCACATGTGCTGAAGGCTGGCAAGGACATAACTGTGAAACAGGTCTGTTTgcataataatattttaatagttGATTTCCACGAAATTAGTTCGCAACGAACACTTAAAATTCTCTTCCATGTTAAATATGCGGTtcatgtaatatatattatcatattcCATCTGCGTGCAGATACAAACATGCTAAACTTATGTCTTCTTAAAGGAACAAGTTCTACAATAAACATGTATAAGTTTTTAGCCAGATTTATAGGTCTTTTATTGCAATGTCGACTGTATAAAGGAAGTGATAACAATTTTATGTGTGGAAAAAATCAAGTATGGTACGATTTCTTAATATGCGGTTCATGCAGTACATATTATAATACACCATCTGCTTGCAGATATCGACAAATGTTCGAGCAGCCCATGCCAGAATGGAGCCACGTGTCAGAACAACGAGGACAGTTACTCGTGCACATGTGATAGAGGCTGGCAAGGAACTAATTGTGAAAGAGGTCTGTTTGCATactaatattttaataattgaaTTTGTGGTGGAGCCATTCCACGAAATTAGAACGCAACGAACACTTAAAATTCTCTTCCTTTTTAAATATGCGGTtcatgtaatatatattatcatattcCATCTGCGTACAGATACAAACATGTGGAACTTATGTAAGACTGAGTATTTAGAATTAAGTTCTCGCATGACTGCTATGTGCAAGACGTGATGGCTGAAATCGTATCCCATACTTCAACAACACTTGAGACTTTGATACGCATGGCGACAATGTTAAGGAACATAAGCAACCAATCAATGTTTCTTAAGTTTTACTTGATATCCCGGGATTAAAAcgaaataattcataaaagaCGGTTTAGATAGAACTAAATTTGAACACAActgtatttcttgtttatttcagGTATTACATCGGCTTAACCAAGTGGAGAATCTAAAAGCGTCTAAAGGtagtaaatctaaaaaaaacaaagcatCGAAAAAGTCTAAATATAGTAAATCTAAAACGAGCAGAGCACCATCGTCTCAAAGCAGTTCttcttaataccccagtcacacatacggcgcggatagctacgtctagtcaTGGATATaaacgtagtaatctgtatcgatccgtacctgagccgtacggattggtacggattgatacggattactactttaaggtacggctcagctacggatcgatacggattacttcgtttctatccgtggctagacgtagctatccgcgccgtatgtgtgactggggtataaggtaGAAAAAAAGAGTCTTAAAGCGATGTAACTGGATCTGATGCAGAGACTATTAATACGGAAGATAATGAAGAGCATACTAGTGATTAAACTGATGACAATAAGACAAGCTTTAGGGAAGTTTAAATCTAGCTGAAAACATGATGACGCTGCTAGTGACATATCTTCTCTTGCCTCTACACCTAACACGGAGAATTGTTTATACACTCAACCATGTTTATTTTGGGGTTACACAGATAGATACTTTACAGATAGTTTAGATATTATTCACACTAGTATGTTGTAAAATTCAATGCATAATTATCTTTTAAACGTATAACATGGATATAAAAATCTAGAATATACATGGGCTGTAACATGTCTGAATGTCGTGAATTATAGATGTATTTTGTACAACAGAGTTGACAAAAGTAGAATGCATGAAAGCTTTGCAACAGGTTATCTGCACAACTGTTTATCTGATTATATACACCTATTACATTTCGAAACAATTTGCACACATTTGTATTTTTTGAAGAGATAGCACTTATTACGAATACGCTTTAATGCtatttgttaatttaaaacaCAACTGCATAActtattaataatataaatattttgggaAAAGGCGCACACAACGATCATTTTCTAAGAGCGAAAACACCACAATGAGATAAAGTGAATgctttaaataaatcatttttacagaGGTGATACAACACGAAGGTGACAGTTATCGCTTTGTAAAAATATAAGTTACGTTAGTACAAGATTGAGGCTGGTCAAAAATGTTTGTGTTTGATGGCCGTAAAGAATGCGAAATTTCAACTTCACGCCTTTGATCGTGTGAACCAAGTTGTGAATACATTACAAGAATTATTTGTCCTTATTTTACATATCAAAACTACGGAACAGTCAACAGTGTTTGATTGTGTTTACATATATCAATGATTGATTTTGAAACCTGGGTTCCTACCAAATGTTCACCTGAAAAACGGTCTTTTGTACATTCTACGTTTGTATAAACTGATTGTTTGCCCAATATAGGCTTCTTAGTTACAGTGTAACATCATTGGACACAATGGCTTTAATATCACTCAGTTTGGTGGCATGGAgaatcaaaattttaatatggCATGGAgaatcaaaattttaatatttgattaaTTTAGGTAATCAAAATCAGACATGTTTGCATGGCCTCAGTATCacatcaaaattaagtatattattacagaaaggtgATAAAACGCTTTTAAATTGTATCACTTTTCTTAAGAAATCGACAAATTTTAGAATTTACCTTTTTATCGTAATAGATCTTTGAAATAGCAGTGGCGTGCAATTTATTTCGTATTAAagaattatatttaatttaataagtaAACATATCTGTATACTATACCcctgttaaaaatgaaattgcattttatctattgttattattattattattatttttattattgtatggAATCCATCCACACGCTCTATGAAACTGCAAGATGTACAAACATCTCATAAAGTATCTCACAGAGCTTGTAAATGGATTTCCCATGGGGCTTTTTATTTAAAGGGACGTctttttgtttctcaaaatgCTAAACTGTGTATAAGGAGTCCAATTTTATGCAAATATAATCAATTTATACAACTACATGATACATCGAGAGTAAACAAAACGATTTCCTGGATACTTGGCGACACAGACCGTGATTCTACGGTAGATACTGAAGAACGCGAAGGTGATGAAACAGTAGATAGTGGTGAAGATATTAATGATTCTACAGACGAATCTGACTCTAGCTGAAAAACCTTTGGGACAGCGATGACTGGTAGGGAAGATATGACAGTGATCCTACAAAAGATAATACAGTTTGACAGTAATAACTCCACTGGCCGTTTGGCAGACACGTATGATGATGCTGATCATGATATTGATAATACTACTACGTATCTACTAGTAGTAAacgttttttttctgtatgaacTGAAATATAATTAGAATTACGATAATGATTTTCTGTAGCTTTCCTGATGACACATTTTATAGTTTTGATTTTACgcgtatatatgtataaatatcacatatttatatatcgaaataaaacattttgtatatatatttaaaggtggttaatcccTATTAGAAACGTgtgttttgttactttttataatttttgtagttatctccctttcatacgaaaatgtttaaaatgtggattatttctttttatttcaatattatttctagttttaaatttgcatttgataatTACTTGGAcatttcaactacctgaaacaaaagacaagttttaaaacagcgtaTAACTTtagaattaacttattttcaatctatcttggttgcgcaactcAGATAGGCAAAGGAAAGTAATAATAATTTCTATAAACTTGCATTCCTGATGATGTTttgcaaaatgtgtacttatcaatgcagtTCTTTGACAGCTTTAATATAACAGcgcttatattcatatcattcctcAGGCAAAACGTGTTTATGAAATTTATACTATTTTGGTTGG from Mercenaria mercenaria strain notata chromosome 16, MADL_Memer_1, whole genome shotgun sequence encodes the following:
- the LOC123539973 gene encoding uncharacterized protein LOC123539973, encoding MEPRVTATRTVTRAHVLKAGKDITVKQISTNVRAAHARMEPRVRTTRTVTRAHVIEAGKELIVKEVLHRLNQVENLKASKGSKSKKNKASKKSKYSKSKTSRAPSSQSSSS